The following coding sequences are from one Carassius gibelio isolate Cgi1373 ecotype wild population from Czech Republic chromosome B7, carGib1.2-hapl.c, whole genome shotgun sequence window:
- the bco1 gene encoding beta,beta-carotene 15,15'-dioxygenase — MQYDYSKNKEEHPEPIKAEVKGLIPEWLQGTLIRNGPGLFSLGETRYNHWFDGMALLHSFTIKKGEVIYRSKYLRGDTYNNNTQANRIVVSEMGTMAYPDPCKNIFSKVITFLSHTIPDFTDNCANNIIKYGNDYHATSETNYIRKIDPNTLETQDKVDYLKYLPANIVASHTHYDTEGNSYSMGTSIAEKGKTKYILFKVPGGSRSDGSSPLKSAEVMCTVPCRSLLTPSYHHSFSMTENYFVFIEQPLKLDILKMATAYLRRVSWASCMKFHPEDSTLIHLIDRKTKKEVGFKFYTGAMAVFHQVNAFEDDGHVVFDVICYDDNSLYEMFYLDKLKEQMGAESTYCKPKCKRFVLPLSDTGEMGEDLVKLKYTTASAVKEKDGKVLCQGEVLCDGVELPRINYNFNGKKYRYSYMCCVDTSPVAKKIVKFDAETKQQIEWTGGDCFASEPVFIPRPDAVDEDDGVVLTSVINAKPAQGGFLLLLDGKSFKEVARACIDVDLHMDMHGYFIPDSS; from the exons ATGCAGTACGACTATAGTAAAAACAAGGAGGAACATCCGGAGCCCATTAAAGCTGAGGTTAAAG GCTTGATTCCTGAATGGCTGCAGGGAACGCTTATACGCAATGGACCTGGCCTTTTCTCTTTGGGAGAGACAAGATACAACCATTGGTTTGATGGAATGGCACTTTTGCACAGTTTCACtattaaaaaag GAGAGGTGATATATAGAAGCAAATATCTTCGAGGTGACACCTACAACAACAACACGCAGGCCAACAGAATAGTGGTGTCAGAGATGGGGACAATGGCATACCCAGACccatgcaaaaatatattctcCAA AGTGATCACCTTCCTCAGCCACACCATCCCGGACTTCACTGACAACTGTGCcaataatataatcaaatatgGAAACGACTACCATGCGACATCTGAAACCAATTATATTCGTAAAATTGACCCCAACACTTTAGAGACTCaagacaag GTGGACTACCTGAAATACCTTCCTGCAAATATTGTGGCATCACATACACATTATGATACAGAGGGAAATAGCTACAGTATGGGAACATCCATTGCAGAGAAGGGCAAAACCAAATACATCTTGTTCAAGGTTCCAGGAGGAA gtaGGTCAGACGGGTCTTCACCGTTGAAAAGTGCTGAGGTCATGTGCACCGTGCCCTGCCGTTCCCTCCTCACACCCAGTTATCACCACAGCTTCAGCATGACTGAAAATTACTTTGTCTTCATTGAGCAGCCCCTAAAGCTGGATATCCTCAAAATGGCCACAGCCTATCTGAGGAGGGTCAGCTGGGCCAGCTGCATGAAGTTCCACCCTGAAGACAGC ACCCTGATTCACCTTATTGACAGAAAGACAAAGAAGGAAGTGGGGTTCAAATTCTACACGGGTGCGATGGCTGTCTTCCATCAAGTCAATGCATTTGAAGATGATGGCCATGTTGTTTTTGATGTGATCTGCTATGATGACAACAGCTTGTATGAAATGTTTTACCTGGACAAGTTGAAGGAGCAGATGGGAGCAGAATCTACGTACTGCAAGCCAAAGTGCAAAAGATTTGTGTTACCCCTTAGCGACACG GGTGAGATGGGGGAAGATCTGGTCAAACTTAAATACACAACAGCAAGTGCTGTGAAGGAGAAAGATGGAAAGGTTCTGTGTCAGGGCGAGGTTCTCTGTGATG GTGTGGAACTTCCAAGaatcaattacaatttcaatggaAAGAAGTACAGATATTCTTACATGTGTTGTGTGGACACATCCCCGGTGGCCAAAAAG attgtgAAGTTTGATGCTGAGACGAAGCAGCAGATTGAGTGGACTGGAGGAGACTGTTTTGCCTCCGAGCCAGTTTTCATTCCCAGACCTGACGCAGTCGATGAAGATGATG GTGTAGTGCTGACAAGCGTCATAAACGCCAAACCAGCGCAGGGAGGCTTTCTACTGCTGCTTGATGGCAAGTCTTTCAAAGAGGTTGCCCGGGCATGTATAGATGTAGATCTTCACATGGACATGCATGGCTACTTCATACCAGACAGCAGTTAA